A single Dehalococcoidales bacterium DNA region contains:
- the dctP gene encoding TRAP transporter substrate-binding protein DctP codes for MKNKKMLKIMIGVSLVVVMAIAIPLTTGCTSQAPTPEPTPTPTPGEPTPTPEPAQDLPIYEWRITSPFGAPDTEEDMRLNYADILEEMSGGRIKATVYEPGELVPEGEVVAAVRSGTIDIGWWYATAGAETLFRDIECGMPFETSCPSEMQSLFTRRGLAELTADSYADIGVHYIRNAMTDPFNVIATKPITSYSDFQGLKMNATGPMAPPFVGAGCSTVVFPVEEFYLTGQTGVVDALFWAGATEYTGMKLYEVYPYIVMPCLVDCCNSSILMNQELWDSLPSDIQAIVYYATEHMSEHCFIKRFNGQSTDIKNWEHIITLDDESIQKLYEHELE; via the coding sequence ATGAAAAACAAAAAAATGCTAAAGATCATGATCGGCGTCTCACTGGTAGTAGTGATGGCAATTGCCATACCGCTGACGACCGGATGTACCAGTCAAGCCCCGACACCGGAACCGACGCCCACTCCTACCCCGGGAGAACCGACACCGACTCCGGAACCGGCACAGGACCTGCCGATATACGAGTGGCGAATCACCAGCCCCTTCGGTGCTCCGGACACTGAGGAGGACATGAGGTTAAACTACGCTGACATCCTGGAAGAGATGAGCGGCGGGCGAATCAAGGCCACGGTCTATGAACCGGGCGAGCTGGTCCCGGAGGGTGAAGTAGTGGCCGCCGTCAGGTCGGGCACCATTGACATCGGCTGGTGGTACGCTACCGCCGGTGCCGAGACGCTCTTCAGGGACATCGAGTGCGGCATGCCGTTTGAGACATCCTGCCCCTCCGAGATGCAGAGTCTGTTCACAAGACGGGGGCTGGCAGAGCTTACTGCTGACTCCTACGCTGATATCGGCGTCCACTACATCAGAAACGCCATGACCGATCCCTTCAACGTGATCGCGACAAAACCGATTACAAGCTATTCGGATTTTCAGGGTTTGAAGATGAACGCCACCGGACCGATGGCTCCTCCCTTTGTCGGGGCCGGCTGCTCAACAGTGGTCTTCCCCGTTGAAGAGTTCTACCTGACCGGTCAGACCGGTGTTGTCGACGCCCTCTTCTGGGCCGGGGCAACCGAGTACACCGGCATGAAGCTCTATGAGGTCTACCCGTATATAGTAATGCCCTGCCTGGTCGACTGCTGTAACTCGTCAATACTGATGAACCAGGAACTGTGGGATTCGCTACCCTCCGATATCCAGGCTATTGTCTACTACGCCACCGAGCACATGAGTGAACACTGTTTCATCAAGAGGTTCAACGGCCAGAGCACCGACATCAAGAACTGGGAACACATCATAACCTTGGACGACGAGTCGATCCAGAAGCTGTACGAGCATGAACTGGAGTAG
- a CDS encoding TRAP transporter small permease subunit translates to MPRVLANYVRYIDTMNRKVGVGVGYVVLVIIGILLVEAIRRYGFNMPTVWSIEVSQFLFGAYFIVGGGYALLSGGMVRMDILYSRWSPRKRAIIDAAMFVFMVIYLVATLMACTEHAIISTSMLQHSGSPWRPPLYPIKIIITIGVFLLLLQGISCFIRDIATIRGKPLP, encoded by the coding sequence ATGCCCAGGGTATTAGCGAACTACGTACGATATATCGATACAATGAACCGGAAGGTGGGAGTGGGAGTCGGTTATGTCGTCCTCGTCATAATCGGTATCCTGCTCGTTGAAGCCATCCGAAGGTACGGATTTAACATGCCCACCGTATGGTCCATTGAAGTCTCGCAGTTTCTGTTCGGGGCCTACTTTATTGTCGGCGGCGGGTATGCTCTTCTCAGCGGCGGCATGGTCAGGATGGATATCCTCTACTCCCGGTGGTCGCCACGGAAGAGAGCGATCATAGACGCTGCCATGTTTGTTTTCATGGTCATCTACTTAGTCGCTACTCTAATGGCATGTACCGAACATGCTATAATATCAACCTCTATGCTGCAACACAGCGGCAGCCCTTGGCGCCCTCCGCTATACCCGATCAAGATTATCATAACGATCGGAGTCTTCCTGTTGCTCCTGCAAGGAATATCCTGCTTCATTAGGGATATCGCTACTATTCGAGGAAAGCCACTACCATGA